In Thermithiobacillus plumbiphilus, the genomic window AGGTCTGGAAGCGCTTTTCATTAGTTGGGGCGAGCCACGCTTTCGCGCCACCCAGTTGCTGCAGTGGGTGCATCAGCGCGATGTGCGGGATTTCGCGCAGATGAGCAATCTGGCCAAGACGCTCAGGGCCCGCTTGGCGGCGGAAACCTGCATCGAGGAGCCGCGCGAACTGCTGTGCCAGGACTCCCTGGACGGCACGCAAAAGTGGCTCTTGCAGCTTGATGATGGCAACTGCATCGAAACCGTCTATATTCCGGAAGCCGAGCGGGGCACGCTGTGCATTTCGTCCCAGGTCGGCTGCCCGATCGACTGCGATTTCTGTGCCACCGCCGAGCAGGGCTTCAGCCGCAATCTGACGGTTGCCGAGATCATCAGTCAGGTCCGGGTGGCGCGACGCGCGCTCGGGCCCGACGCCATCACCAATGTCGTGCTCATGGGCATGGGCGAACCGCTGCTGAATCTCAAAAGCGTGGTTCCCGCCTGCAATCTCATGACCGATGACCTGGCCTATGCCTTCGCTCCGCGCCGGGTGACCCTGAGTACCTCCGGCGTCGTGCCGGCCATGGATAAATTCGGGCAGCAAAGTGCCGTGAGTCTCGCGATCAGCCTGCATGCCACCCGCGATGATATCCGCGACCGGCTGGTACCGCTTAACCGCAAGTATCCCCTGGCCGAGCTGATGGCCGCCTGCCGCCGCTATCCGCTGGGTTCGCGGCGACGCATCACCTTCGAGTACATCATGCTCGACGGGGTCAATGATGATCCGGTCTATGCCCGGGAACTGGCGCGCATGGTCCGGGACATCCCCTGTAAGGTCAACCTGATCCCATTCAATCCCTATGCCGGGGCACGTTACCAGCGCTCACCGCAGGCGCGTATCGATGCCTTCCGGGACGAGCTCAATGCCCGCGGCATCGTCACCATCACAAGGCGCCCGCGCGGCGAGGATATCGATGCCGCCTGCGGGCAACTGGCCGGGCGGGTGCAGGACCGCACGGGCCGCAAGACCATTCCCATCCAGGCGGGTTGATGAAAGCTGCCTTCTGGCTTGCCGCATTGCTGCTTCTGGCTGGTTGCGCCACATCCGGCAATGAAAATGCCAGTTCGCCAGAGAAGCGCGCGCAGATCTACACAGCGCTTGGCGTGGCCTATCTGCAGCAGGGCCAGACGCGAGCGGCGGTTCAGGAATTCAACAAGGCCATCGAGATCGATTCCCGCTCGGCCGATGCCCATAGCGCGCTGGGGCTTGCCTATCAACAGTTGAACCAGCCGGAGCTTGCGGCCAAGGCCTTCCGCGAGGCACTCGACATCAGTCCGCATGCCCCCGGCATCCTCAACAATTATGGCGCTTTCCTGTTATCTCAGGGCAAGTACGGCGAGGCCGAAAAGGCACTCAGGCAGGCCTTGGCCGACCCGCTCTATCCCACGCCGCAGTTTGCCTATCTGAATCTTGCCAAGGTCCATGCGGCGCGCGGTGACCAGCAGCAGGCGCGCGCCGAGCTGAACCGCGCCCTGGAAATCCAGCCCAATTTTGCCCCCGCTTTGCTGCAACTGGCAATTCTGGACTATGCTGAAGGCAATCTGCCCGCTGCTGAAAGTGAAGTGGAACTGGCCCTGGCGCAGATGCCGAAGGATCTGGACGCGCGATTGCTTGCGGGCCAGGTGGCCAGGGATCGCAAGCGTTACGGGGAAGCCAGACGTCATTTTCAGCAAGTCATCGACCAGGCACCATTCTCGCCTCAGGGTCGCAGAGCGCAGAGCCTACTTCTCCAGTTACCATGAGACGGGATCAAAGCGGCATGCCAGATTTTGATGATCAGCCGGAAAAAAGACCAGGATCCGCCACCCCTGGTACCTCCTTGCGTGACCGGCGCATGGAGCGCGGCCTGAGCTTGAATGATGTGGCCAAACGCCTGCACCTGACTTCTGACCAGGTCCAGGCCCTGGAGCAGGACCAGTATGAACGCCTGCCCGGGGCCGTCTTCGTCCGCGGTTTCATCCGTAAATACGCGCGTCTGCTGGATCTGGATGGCGAGGAACTCGTTGCCCGGCTTGGCTGGCATGGCAGTGCCGCGGAAGCAGGTCCTTCAAAACGCGTCATCCCCAATGCCGAAGGTCCGCTGATGGAGCACAACTGGCGCACCGTGCTATGGACCCTGATGGCGGTATGCGTTCTGATCGGCATCGTCATCCTCGTCTACAAGCAGACTGAGACAGGCCTGGATACGCTGGCGCTCGATATTGGCGGCAATGACGAGATCAGGGCGAACAGTCCTGCTGCCTCGTCACCCGCCGGCCCGGTGCAGTTGCCGGCCAACAGTTCGGTACCCACCGCCCGGACGGGCAGTCCCGCGATGCCACTTGCCGTGGCGCCGACTTTCTCGTTCGATGAAACCCCGGCAGCCTCCGCCACGCTCCAGCTAGAGCTGACAGACGAGGTCTGGGTTGATGTCAAGGATGCAAGCAACAAGACCCTGTTCAAGAAGCTGGCCAAGGCTGGTGAGCAGGCGAAGGTTGAGGGGCAACCACCCTTCCGGGTCGTCCTGGGCAATGCTGCCGCGGCCCAGGTCTGGTATAACGGAAATGCCTTTGCTGTGCCTGGCGGTCGCCAGGGGCAGGTAGTACGCTTTAGCGTGGATGATGCCTCCCTGGCGCAACAGAAGGCTGACGCCGAGGCCCAGGCCAAGAAACACCGATGAGACCCTGAGTCGATTCAGACAAGCCCATTTCAGAGAGATGTCTTCCCATGCATAACCAGAGCCCGATCCAGCGTCGCAAGACCCGCCAGATTCAAGTCGGTAAGGTGGCCATCGGTGGTGACGCACCGATCAGTGTACAGAGCATGACCAACACCGAGACCCGTGACGTTGCGGCGACCGTGGAGCAGATCCGCCGCCTGGAGAAGGTGGGCGCGGACATCGTCCGGGTATCGGTACCGAGCATGGAAGCCGCCGAGGCATTTGCCGCCATTCGCCGGCAGGTCGAGGTGCCGCTGGTGGCGGACATCCACTTCGATTACCGCATCGCCCTGCAGGTACTGGCCAACGGCGTCGATGGCCTGCGCATCAATCCCGGCAATATCGGTCGCAAGGACTACGTGCGCGCCGTGGTCAGTGCCGCCAAGGATCGCGGCGTGCCGATCCGCATCGGCGTCAATGCCGGATCGCTGGAAAAGGATCTGCAGGAAAAATATGGCGAGCCGACGCCCGAGGCCCTGGTGGAATCCGCCCTGCGGCATGTCGCCATTCTCGACGAGCTCGATTTCCATGACGTGAAGATAAGCGTCAAGGCCTCGGATGTCTTCCTGGCGGTCGGGGCCTATCGCCTGCTGGCCGAGAAGGTCGATTACCCGCTGCATCTGGGGATCACCGAGGCTGGCGGCCTGCGCTCGGGCACGGTCAAGTCCGCCATCGGCCTTGGACTCTTGCTGGTGGATGGCATCGGCGACACCATCCGCGTGTCGCTCGCCGCCGATCCGGTCGAGGAGATCAAGGTCGGCTTCGATCTCCTCAAGAGCCTGCATCTGCGCCAGAAGGGTATCAACCTGATCGCCTGTCCGTCCTGCTCCCGCCAGGAGTTCGACGTCATCAAGACCGTCAATGCCCTGGAGGCAAGGCTGGAGGACATCCTCGAACCGCTGGATGTCTCGGTGATCGGGTGCGTGGTCAATGGCCCCGGCGAGGCCCTGGTTTCAGACATCGGCCTGACCGGTGGCGACAAGCGCAGCATGATCTACATGCGCGGCAAGCTGGCCGGCCGGGTCGAGAACATGGATATCGTCGATACGCTTGAACGGGAAATCCGGGCCCGCATCGCGGCCCGCAAGACAGAACAGTAATCTCCACGGCCCTGTAGCTTACGGATTGAACAAGCATTATGGCGGACATGATTCAAGCGGTTCGGGGCATGAACGACCTGCTGCCCGAGGTGACACCGGCTTGGCAGGCGCTCGAAGATACCCTGCGCGAGCTGCTCGCGCTCTATGGCTATGGCGAGCTGCGCCTGCCCATCCTGGAAAAGACACAGCTGTTTGCGCGGGCCATCGGTGACGTCACCGACATCGTCGAGAAGGAGATGTATACCTTTGCCGATCGCAACGGCGAGAGCCTGACCCTGCGGCCGGAAGGCACGGCCGGCGTGGTGCGCGCCATGATCGAGCACCAGCGCCTGCGCGGCCAGACTCCGAAGGTCTATTACATCGGCCCCATGTTCCGCCACGAGCGTCCGCAGAAGGGCCGCTACCGGCAATTCCATCAGGTTGGCGTGGAGGCCTTTGGCCTGGCCGGTCCGGATATCGATGCCGAGCAGATCGCCCTGAGCGCGCACCTGCTGCAACGCCTTGGCCTCACCGACGTCTATCTGGAAATCAATTCCCTGGGTGACCCGGCTTCACGGGAGCGCCACCGCCAGGCCCTGCTGGATTTTCTCAGCCCCCATGAGGCATCGCTCTGCTCAGACTGCCAGTCGCGCCTGCAACGCAGCCCTCTGCGGGTGCTCGACTGCAAGGTCGAGACCTGTAGCGCCATCGCCCAGGACGCGCCGAGCCTGCTGGATTTCCTGGACGATGAGTCGCGCGCACACTTCGCGGGCCTGCAGGCGCGCCTGGATGCGCTTGGCATTCCCTTCAAGGTGAATACCCGGCTGGTGCGCGGGCTGGACTACTACAATCGCACCGTGTTCGAGTGGAAGACCCGCCAGCTCGGTGCCCAGGGCACGGTGATCGCGGGTGGCCGCTATGATGGTCTGGTGCGTCAGATCGGCGGGCCGGATACTCCCGCCGTGGGCTTTGCCGCGGGGCTCGAACGCTTGCTGGCGCTGCAGGAAATCACCCAGGGCGCGCCGGCGCAACAAGTACCGCTGCTCTTTCTCGGGGCGCTGGGCGAGGCCGCCGCCATCCCGGTACTGCGCGAGGCCCAGTCGCTTCGGGGCAGGGGGCTTGCGGTGGTCAGCTTTGCCGCCAGCGGGCTCAAGCAGCTTTTCAAGGCAGCCGAGCGCAGCAATGCACTGTATCTCGCGATTCTGGGCGAGGGCGAACTGAATGGTGCGCCCGTGCAGGTCAAGCCCCAGAACGGGGGAGAGTCGTTCAGCGTGCCACTGGAAAATCTTGGTGAGGCCTTGCTGGAACGCCGGAATCAGGATCTGCATGGCTGATTCGCTGCTGTCGATCCGGGATCTGCACATAGCGCTACGCGACCGGCCGGGTATTCATCCCGTCGATGGCATCGATATCGACATCCAGCCCGGCGAGTTGCTCTGCCTGGTGGGCGAGTCCGGTTCCGGCAAGAGCCTGACGGCCCTGAGCATCCTGCGCTTGCTGGGTCCCGGCTTGCAGCTCCAGGGCGGCGAAATTCACTTCAAGCATGATGACTTGCTCAAACTGCCGTCCGAGGCCCTGCGCCGCCTGCGGGGCAACCGCATCGCCATGGTGTTTCAGGAACCCATGACCTCCCTGAACCCGGTGTTCACCATCGGGCGCCAGATCGCCGAGCCCTTGCAGGTGCATCTTGGGATGTCGCGCAAGCAGGCCCTGGCGCGGGCTGCGGAGCTGCTGGAACAGGTCGGCATCCGCAATGCCGCGGCACGTCTGCGGTCCTATCCCGATGAGCTCTCAGGTGGCCAGCGCCAGCGGGTCATGATCGCCATGGCCCTGGCCTGCGGACCGGATCTGCTGGTTGCCGATGAGCCGACCACGGCCCTGGACGTCACCATCCAGGCGCAGATTCTGGATCTGATCAAGGACCTGCAGAAGACGCGCGGCATGGCCGTGCTGCTCATCACCCATGACTTCGACGTGGTGGCGCGTATTGCCGATCAGGTGGCGGTGATGTACGCCGGCCAGATCGTCGAGCGCGGGCCGGCGGCGCAGGTACTCGCCGAG contains:
- a CDS encoding ABC transporter ATP-binding protein — its product is MADSLLSIRDLHIALRDRPGIHPVDGIDIDIQPGELLCLVGESGSGKSLTALSILRLLGPGLQLQGGEIHFKHDDLLKLPSEALRRLRGNRIAMVFQEPMTSLNPVFTIGRQIAEPLQVHLGMSRKQALARAAELLEQVGIRNAAARLRSYPDELSGGQRQRVMIAMALACGPDLLVADEPTTALDVTIQAQILDLIKDLQKTRGMAVLLITHDFDVVARIADQVAVMYAGQIVERGPAAQVLAEPRHPYTSGLLACLPDLAGNKPLRPIRGQVPALDAMPAGCRFSPRCPLVQDNCRQGAIPMLALEGRTTRCLYPDRVGEIQW
- the ispG gene encoding flavodoxin-dependent (E)-4-hydroxy-3-methylbut-2-enyl-diphosphate synthase codes for the protein MHNQSPIQRRKTRQIQVGKVAIGGDAPISVQSMTNTETRDVAATVEQIRRLEKVGADIVRVSVPSMEAAEAFAAIRRQVEVPLVADIHFDYRIALQVLANGVDGLRINPGNIGRKDYVRAVVSAAKDRGVPIRIGVNAGSLEKDLQEKYGEPTPEALVESALRHVAILDELDFHDVKISVKASDVFLAVGAYRLLAEKVDYPLHLGITEAGGLRSGTVKSAIGLGLLLVDGIGDTIRVSLAADPVEEIKVGFDLLKSLHLRQKGINLIACPSCSRQEFDVIKTVNALEARLEDILEPLDVSVIGCVVNGPGEALVSDIGLTGGDKRSMIYMRGKLAGRVENMDIVDTLEREIRARIAARKTEQ
- a CDS encoding helix-turn-helix domain-containing protein — translated: MPDFDDQPEKRPGSATPGTSLRDRRMERGLSLNDVAKRLHLTSDQVQALEQDQYERLPGAVFVRGFIRKYARLLDLDGEELVARLGWHGSAAEAGPSKRVIPNAEGPLMEHNWRTVLWTLMAVCVLIGIVILVYKQTETGLDTLALDIGGNDEIRANSPAASSPAGPVQLPANSSVPTARTGSPAMPLAVAPTFSFDETPAASATLQLELTDEVWVDVKDASNKTLFKKLAKAGEQAKVEGQPPFRVVLGNAAAAQVWYNGNAFAVPGGRQGQVVRFSVDDASLAQQKADAEAQAKKHR
- the pilW gene encoding type IV pilus biogenesis/stability protein PilW; the protein is MKAAFWLAALLLLAGCATSGNENASSPEKRAQIYTALGVAYLQQGQTRAAVQEFNKAIEIDSRSADAHSALGLAYQQLNQPELAAKAFREALDISPHAPGILNNYGAFLLSQGKYGEAEKALRQALADPLYPTPQFAYLNLAKVHAARGDQQQARAELNRALEIQPNFAPALLQLAILDYAEGNLPAAESEVELALAQMPKDLDARLLAGQVARDRKRYGEARRHFQQVIDQAPFSPQGRRAQSLLLQLP
- the rlmN gene encoding 23S rRNA (adenine(2503)-C(2))-methyltransferase RlmN translates to MSSLKPDSQYPINLLELDRAGLEALFISWGEPRFRATQLLQWVHQRDVRDFAQMSNLAKTLRARLAAETCIEEPRELLCQDSLDGTQKWLLQLDDGNCIETVYIPEAERGTLCISSQVGCPIDCDFCATAEQGFSRNLTVAEIISQVRVARRALGPDAITNVVLMGMGEPLLNLKSVVPACNLMTDDLAYAFAPRRVTLSTSGVVPAMDKFGQQSAVSLAISLHATRDDIRDRLVPLNRKYPLAELMAACRRYPLGSRRRITFEYIMLDGVNDDPVYARELARMVRDIPCKVNLIPFNPYAGARYQRSPQARIDAFRDELNARGIVTITRRPRGEDIDAACGQLAGRVQDRTGRKTIPIQAG
- the hisS gene encoding histidine--tRNA ligase, with the translated sequence MIQAVRGMNDLLPEVTPAWQALEDTLRELLALYGYGELRLPILEKTQLFARAIGDVTDIVEKEMYTFADRNGESLTLRPEGTAGVVRAMIEHQRLRGQTPKVYYIGPMFRHERPQKGRYRQFHQVGVEAFGLAGPDIDAEQIALSAHLLQRLGLTDVYLEINSLGDPASRERHRQALLDFLSPHEASLCSDCQSRLQRSPLRVLDCKVETCSAIAQDAPSLLDFLDDESRAHFAGLQARLDALGIPFKVNTRLVRGLDYYNRTVFEWKTRQLGAQGTVIAGGRYDGLVRQIGGPDTPAVGFAAGLERLLALQEITQGAPAQQVPLLFLGALGEAAAIPVLREAQSLRGRGLAVVSFAASGLKQLFKAAERSNALYLAILGEGELNGAPVQVKPQNGGESFSVPLENLGEALLERRNQDLHG